The following proteins are encoded in a genomic region of Poecilia reticulata strain Guanapo linkage group LG11, Guppy_female_1.0+MT, whole genome shotgun sequence:
- the tnfa gene encoding tumor necrosis factor a (TNF superfamily, member 2), with protein sequence MESEFKVLLDADASTGTSDRTSTRIKTFQMSRLALSLISFTLCLATGGAVFLFSNARVKSAVSDKGNSAFHHALRQISNRAAIHLEGVHDPAINTSVKWMSKVDQAHSQGGLELKDNEILIPQNGLYFVYSQASFRISCNSNADDLTSNHMIHLSHTVKRWSRSFGSNDERSYQTLLHSVRTVCQGTASKDPDSAGSFFSAVYMGAVFDLKSGDRLKTVMEEKMLEKLEEDAGKTYFGVFAL encoded by the exons ATGGAGAGTGAATTCAAGGTATTACTGGATGCAGATGCCAGCACAGGGACAAGTGATCGGACATCCACtagaatcaaaacatttcaaatgtccAGACTTGCCTTGTCCCTGATTTCTTTCACTCTCTGCCTTGCTACTGGTGGTGCTGTTTTCCTCTTCTCTAATGCTCGTGTCAAG AGTGCAGTATCAGACAAGGGAAACTCTG CTTTTCATCACGCCTTAAGGCAAATTTCAAACAGGGCAGCCATTCATCTAGAAG GAGTACACGACCCCGCCATAAACACGTCAGTGAAGTGGATGAGCAAAGTGGACCAGGCACACTCTCAAGGAGGTCTAGAGCTAAAAGACAATGAGATTCTGATTCCTCAGAATGGCCTCTACTTTGTTTACAGCCAGGCGTCGTTCAGAATAAGCTGCAACAGCAATGCTGATGACCTTACTTCCAATCACATGATCCATCTGAGTCACACAGTGAAACGCTGGTCCAGATCATTTGGCTCTAATGATGAGAGGTCCTATCAGACCCTCTTGCATTCAGTTCGTACCGTGTGCCAGGGTACAGCCAGTAAGGATCCAGACTCAGCTGGAAGCTTCTTCTCTGCAGTGTATATGGGAGCAGTATTCGATTTAAAGAGTGGGGACAGACTGAAGACTGTTATGGAAGAGAAGATGCTTGAGAAACTTGAGGAAGATGCAGGGAAGACTTATTTTGGTGTCTTTGCCTTGTAA